A window of the Halococcus agarilyticus genome harbors these coding sequences:
- a CDS encoding phospholipase D-like domain-containing protein, which translates to MSLRVVVLAFVLVASPIGVAVATSGVTADEARPDGPHVVAVYPNPLADEDTGEHVVLAFPEATNLTGWTLSDGETNVSLPNTTMEGRIAVTAAPNATANLTDASIVGVNESVSLANGGDEVMLRDGERVVDEMTYEDAPETERYNRTADGWTWEHLGATNFSAVRTGPATVRAFVLPDAPAVPIDVLESADRRILLAGYTFSSERAAAALERATERGVEVRVLVDDAPVGGMTVRQAELLDRLTSAGVAVEVIGGERARYDYHHPKYAVVDDRVLVMTENWKPSGIGGRSSRGWGTVVQSSRTAAELAETFRADVDWRDTVSWRAYRTNETFETEPAASGSYPTRFEPKTVDVDGVQLLTAPDNAERVLVDRIDRADESVEIIQASIGSRRQPLLRAAIRAAERGVDVRILLSSQWYSEEENSALADWLNRKAEAENLTLDAKVADPGDRFEKIHAKGVIIDREAAVVGSLNWNNNSADQNREVAVVLEGTEAGEYYGKVFDADWEGGDGGSGIGDDSPLPVGIVTAVAGVVVLAVVVARRIEFE; encoded by the coding sequence GTGTCCCTCCGGGTCGTCGTGCTCGCGTTCGTGCTCGTCGCATCACCGATCGGGGTCGCGGTGGCGACGTCTGGCGTGACGGCCGACGAAGCCCGACCCGACGGTCCGCACGTCGTGGCGGTGTACCCGAACCCGCTCGCCGACGAAGACACGGGCGAACACGTCGTGCTCGCGTTTCCCGAGGCGACGAACCTCACCGGGTGGACGCTGAGTGACGGCGAAACCAACGTCTCGCTGCCGAACACCACGATGGAAGGCCGAATCGCGGTCACGGCCGCACCGAACGCGACCGCGAACCTCACCGACGCGTCGATCGTGGGGGTGAACGAGTCGGTGAGCCTCGCCAACGGTGGCGACGAGGTCATGCTGCGCGACGGCGAGCGCGTCGTCGACGAGATGACCTACGAGGACGCACCGGAGACCGAACGCTACAACCGGACCGCCGACGGCTGGACGTGGGAGCATCTCGGCGCGACGAACTTCTCGGCGGTGCGGACGGGTCCCGCGACGGTTCGGGCGTTCGTCCTGCCCGATGCGCCAGCCGTGCCGATCGACGTCCTCGAATCGGCCGACCGACGAATCCTGCTCGCCGGTTACACGTTCAGCTCGGAGCGTGCCGCCGCGGCGCTCGAACGTGCGACCGAGCGCGGTGTCGAGGTTCGAGTGCTCGTCGACGACGCGCCCGTCGGCGGGATGACGGTGCGACAGGCAGAACTCCTCGATCGTCTCACGAGCGCGGGCGTCGCGGTCGAGGTCATCGGTGGCGAGCGGGCGCGGTACGACTACCACCATCCCAAGTACGCCGTGGTTGACGACCGCGTGCTCGTGATGACGGAGAACTGGAAACCGTCCGGCATCGGTGGCCGATCGAGCCGCGGGTGGGGTACGGTGGTCCAAAGCTCTCGAACCGCCGCGGAACTCGCCGAAACCTTCCGTGCGGACGTCGACTGGCGCGACACGGTTTCGTGGCGCGCGTACCGCACGAACGAGACGTTCGAGACCGAGCCGGCGGCGAGCGGGAGCTACCCCACGAGATTCGAGCCGAAGACAGTCGATGTCGACGGCGTGCAGCTCCTCACCGCACCCGACAACGCCGAACGGGTGCTCGTCGATCGAATCGATCGGGCCGACGAGTCGGTCGAGATTATTCAGGCCTCGATCGGCAGTCGTCGCCAGCCACTGCTTCGGGCGGCGATCCGGGCTGCCGAGCGCGGCGTCGACGTGCGGATCTTGCTAAGTAGCCAGTGGTACTCCGAAGAGGAGAACTCGGCGCTCGCCGACTGGCTGAACCGGAAGGCCGAGGCCGAAAACCTCACGCTCGACGCCAAGGTGGCCGATCCGGGCGACCGCTTCGAGAAGATCCACGCCAAGGGCGTCATCATCGACCGCGAAGCGGCCGTGGTGGGGAGTCTCAACTGGAACAACAACTCCGCCGACCAGAACCGCGAGGTCGCGGTCGTGCTCGAAGGGACGGAAGCCGGAGAGTACTACGGGAAGGTCTTCGACGCCGACTGGGAAGGCGGGGACGGCGGCTCCGGGATCGGCGACGATTCACCGCTGCCCGTCGGGATCGTCACCGCGGTCGCGGGTGTGGTAGTACTCGCGGTCGTCGTCGCCCGCCGGATCGAGTTCGAGTAG